The following proteins are co-located in the Syngnathus scovelli strain Florida chromosome 5, RoL_Ssco_1.2, whole genome shotgun sequence genome:
- the lrrtm1 gene encoding leucine-rich repeat transmembrane neuronal protein 1, producing MLMDFLLIGLYLKWPVKKPPGLILFSLGIFLRMVPMAEGVCPRLCRCDSKLLYCEGLNLTDIPQNLSSAMGLSMRENNLTELREGQLAGLSQLTWLYLDHNNIDIVEEAAFDKLRRVKELDLSSNRIETLPNGTFRPLPNLRILDVSYNRLQALEPDLFHGLRKLTNLHLRYNALKFVPVRIFQDCRSMQFLDLGYNQLQSLARNSFAGLFKLTELHLEHNELVKVNLAHFPRLISLRTLYMHNNRATIVVNTLEWTWHFLDKIDLSANEIEYIEPHVFESAPNLKVLMLDSNRLTSVDQRILDSWSSLNSITLGGNDWECGRNVCALASWLSAFRGQRDNSLLCSSPDTAQGEDVLDAVYAFQLCEDPPLEVTSAGLYASTRDVVQGGSVFLGPFTPNPYDGEGGEVVTSSFTVTVGHDDLESTMQIHKVVTGTMALIFSFLIIVLMLYVSWKCFPAGIRQLRQCFSSQRRKQKQKQNMQQMATISTPEYYVDYKPNHIEGALVIINEYGSCTCQQQPSRECEV from the coding sequence ATGCTGATGGATTTCCTTTTAATTGGACTGTATTTAAAGTGGCCAGTGAAGAAGCCCCCTGGGTTGATTCTGTTTTCATTGGGCATTTTTTTAAGAATGGTTCCCATGGCGGAGGGggtttgccccagactgtgccgCTGCGACAGCAAGCTGCTGTACTGTGAGGGCTTGAACCTCACAGACATTCCCCAAAATTTgagcagcgccatgggcttgtccATGAGAGAGAACAACTTGACTGAACTACGTGAAGGACAACTGGCCGGCTTGTCGCAGCTCACCTGGCTCTACCTTGACCACAACAACATTGACATTGTCGAGGAGGCTGCGTTTGACAAGCTAAGGCGGGTCAAGGAATTAGACCTGAGCAGCAACCGGATTGAGACTCTGCCAAATGGTACCTTTAGGCCCCTCCCAAATTTGCGCATCCTGGACGTCTCCTACAACAGGCTGCAGGCCCTCGAGCCTGACTTGTTTCATGGCCTTCGAAAGCTCACCAATCTGCATTTGCGCTACAACGCTCTCAAATTTGTGCCAGTACGGATTTTCCAAGACTGCCGGAGCATGCAGTTTCTCGACTTGGGATACAACCAACTGCAAAGTCTGGCACGGAACTCCTTTGCTGGACTCTTCAAGTTGACAGAGTTGCATCTTGAGCACAACGAGCTGGTTAAAGTCAACCTTGCCCATTTCCCTCGCCTGATCTCATTACGTACCCTGTATATGCACAACAATCGCGCAACCATTGTTGTCAACACCCTGGAATGGACATGGCATTTCTTGGATAAGATTGACTTGTCTGCCAATGAAATTGAGTACATAGAGCCACATGTTTTTGAGAGTGCACCCAACCTCAAGGTATTGATGCTGGACTCCAATCGGCTGACTTCTGTGGATCAGCGCATCTTGGATTCATGGTCCTCCCTGAACAGCATCACCCTGGGAGGGAACGACTGGGAGTGCGGCCGTAACGTTTGTGCCTTGGCCTCTTGGTTGAGTGCCTTTCGAGGGCAACGTGACAATTCACTGCTGTGTTCAAGCCCAGACACCGCACAAGGCGAGGATGTCTTGGATGCCGTCTATGCTTTTCAGCTCTGCGAAGATCCCCCACTGGAAGTTACGTCAGCGGGTCTGTATGCCTCCACAAGAGACGTGGTCCAAGGTGGCTCTGTGTTCCTTGGCCCCTTTACACCCAACCCTTATGATGGTGAGGGCGGTGAAGTGGTCACCAGTTCTTTCACTGTCACAGTGGGACATGACGACCTGGAGAGTACCATGCAGATCCACAAGGTTGTGACTGGCACAATGGCACTCATCTTTTCCTTCCTCATCATTGTACTCATGTTGTATGTGTCATGGAAGTGCTTTCCAGCCGGAATAAGACAATTAAGGCAGTGCTTCAGCAGTCAGCGTCGTAAACAGAAGCAGAAGCAAAACATGCAGCAGATGGCTACGATTTCTACGCCGGAGTACTACGTTGACTATAAGCCGAACCATATTGAGGGAGCTCTGGTAATCATAAATGAATATGGCTCCTGTACTTGCCAACAGCAACCTTCTCGGGAATGCGAGGTGTGA